In Pseudoliparis swirei isolate HS2019 ecotype Mariana Trench chromosome 2, NWPU_hadal_v1, whole genome shotgun sequence, the following are encoded in one genomic region:
- the zgc:101559 gene encoding ras-related protein Rab-33B-like isoform X2 yields MGCEVWFIRDESFAIILPSPTTSTASTGHPARCWPSSSARSASSCQPLPCCCSRRPLHKRWRMPPQSPRRSSGGLPALQRTSVSSQEESALSLLIECVCVVSPVQFVVQLQIWDTAGQERFRKSMVEHYYRNVHAVIFVYDVTSLSSFESVPEWIEECSRHCVGPLVPRVMVGNKCDLKDRREVPTTAAQCLADSYNFPLFETSAKEPAEKEHVDAIFLTLAYRLKSHKLLRLKQLSESGGGGGGGRPWDQRGREAGTCQC; encoded by the exons atggggtgtgaggtgtggttcatcagggacgagagctttgccatcatcctcccgtcccccaccacctccacagcatccacaggacacccagcacgctgctggccttcttcatcagctcgttcagcctcttcctgtcagccgctgccatgctgctgctccagaagaccactccataaaagatggcggatgccaccacagagtccaagaaggtcttcaggagggctccctgcactccaaaggacctcagtctcctcacaggaagagtctgctctgtcccttcttatagagtgtgtgtgcgtggtcagcccagtccagtttgttgttcag CTGCAGATCTGGGACACGGCGGGTCAGGAGCGCTTCAGGAAGAGCATGGTGGAGCACTACTACCGCAACGTCCACGCCGTCATCTTCGTGTACGACGTGACCAGCCTCTCCTCCTTCGAGAGCGTCCCCGAGTGGATCGAGGAGTGCAGCCGGCACTGCgtggggcccctggtgccgcgCGTCATGGTGGGCAACAAGTGCGACCTGAAGGACCGCCGGGAGGTCCCCACCACCGCGGCGCAGTGCCTCGCCGACAGCTACAACTTCCCGCTGTTCGAGACCTCGGCCAAGGAACCCGCTGAGAAGGAGCACGTGGACGCCATCTTTCTGACTCTGGCGTACAGACTGAAGAGCCACAAACTGCTGCGGCTGAAGCAGCTGAGCGagagcggcggtggcggcggcggcgggcgtcCGTGGGACCAGCGAGGGCGGGAAGCGGGGACGTGTCAGTGCTGA
- the kbtbd7 gene encoding kelch repeat and BTB domain-containing protein 7, whose protein sequence is MASALGCFGGPEVLEDVTHARGLMDELKLLYDCRLLGDVTIRVECDEGPPEHGGGSAGSDVDQLFLCSRNVLAAASPYFKSMFTGGLNESAQERVVIRGVDSESMSVIIDYCYTGRVTITEGNVQRLYAAANMLQLEYIRKACSSFLKRRLDLSNCVGILKFADTYDNPGLKENAQAFIARNFGQVCHAGELCELDLTQLREMLSLDTLDVECERKVCAAALQWIEANAPLRREDALLALKCVRWNLFTEQDKCYLEGLAARPLIEKYLASFYNGSAEGGGDAPAAAAPDAPKHRVGVSAKEMILFFGLPNDNIMCCDPYSADLYFMAPPLENLSSQDYKRSTMESLIACAAPDNNLYLASHLSKHFWLYNPVLNSWQELAERPLGRIHSGMGYLNGHVYLLGGRNPVTDARLKEVECYSVQRDQWTLVAPLPHSLGKMQVVALNDHLYVVNKRRMLCYDAKRNRWRHCGSLRRDKLHKACVYQEQIVCVCDIPVVKAYSPARGEWKRLGDIPIDSRALNYQVIQHSGKLLLLTQTLLQHNKNRVLIHEYEPARDAWKNVMAVYVSTLGPVCVSTRVYPTCLGSAHSFSTEEDDDSGSSADWDFDELTDADSDSGSSSSFSDENW, encoded by the coding sequence ATGGCTTCGGCGCTGGGTTGCTTCGGCGGTCCCGAGGTGTTGGAGGACGTCACTCACGCGCGGGGTTTGATGGACGAGCTGAAGCTGCTGTACGACTGCCGGCTGCTCGGCGACGTCACCATCCGGGTGGAGTGTGACGAGGGGCCGCCGGAGCACGGCGGGGGGTCGGCCGGAAGTGACGTCGACCAACTCTTCCTGTGCAGCCGCAACGTCCTCGCCGCCGCCAGCCCGTACTTCAAAAGCATGTTCACCGGGGGGTTGAACGAGAGCGCGCAGGAGAGGGTGGTCATCCGCGGAGTGGACTCCGAGTCCATGTCCGTCATCATCGACTACTGCTACACGGGCCGGGTGACCATCACGGAGGGCAACGTCCAGCGGCTGTACGCGGCCGCCAACATGCTGCAGCTGGAGTACATCCGGAAGGCCTGCTCCAGCTtcctgaagaggaggctggaccTCTCCAACTGCGTGGGCATCCTGAAGTTCGCCGACACCTACGACAACCCCGGGCTGAAGGAGAACGCGCAGGCGTTCATCGCCAGGAACTTCGGCCAGGTGTGCCACGCGGGGGAGCTCTGCGAGCTGGATCTGACCCAGCTGCGGGAGATGTTGTCCCTGGACACCCTGGACGTGGAGTGCGAGAGGAAGGTGTGCGCCGCCGCCCTGCAGTGGATCGAGGCCAACGCGCCGCTGCGGCGGGAGGACGCGCTGCTGGCGCTCAAGTGCGTGCGCTGGAACTTGTTCACGGAGCAGGACAAGTGCTACCTGGAGGGCCTCGCGGCCAGGCCTCTGATCGAGAAGTACCTGGCGTCCTTCTACAACGGGTCGGCCGAGGGCGGCGGAGACGCGCCCGCCGCCGCGGCCCCGGACGCGCCCAAACACAGGGTGGGCGTGAGCGCCAAGGAGATGATCCTCTTCTTCGGCCTGCCCAACGACAACATCATGTGCTGCGACCCGTACTCGGCGGACCTGTACTTCATGGCGCCGCCTCTGGAGAACCTCAGCAGTCAGGATTACAAGCGCTCCACCATGGAGTCGCTGATTGCCTGCGCCGCGCCCGACAACAACTTGTACCTGGCCTCCCACCTGTCGAAGCACTTCTGGCTGTACAACCCGGTGCTCAACAGCTGGCAGGAGCTGGCGGAGCGGCCGCTGGGCAGGATCCACTCCGGGATGGGCTACCTCAACGGCCACGTGTACCTCCTGGGGGGGCGCAACCCCGTGACGGACGCGCGGCTGAAGGAGGTGGAGTGCTACAGCGTCCAGAGGGACCAGTGGACGCTCGTGGCCCCTCTGCCGCACTCCCTGGGCAAAATGCAGGTGGTGGCGCTCAACGACCACCTGTACGTGGTGAACAAGCGGAGGATGCTCTGCTACGACGCCAAGAGGAACCGCTGGCGCCACTGCGGGTCGCTGCGGCGGGACAAGCTGCACAAGGCCTGCGTGTACCAGGAGCAGATCGTGTGCGTGTGCGACATCCCGGTGGTGAAGGCCTACAGCCCGGCGCGCGGCGAGTGGAAGAGGCTGGGCGACATCCCCATCGACAGCCGCGCCCTCAACTACCAGGTGATCCAGCACAGCggcaagctgctgctgctcacccaGACGCTGCTGCAGCACAACAAGAACCGGGTGCTGATCCACGAGTACGAGCCGGCCCGCGACGCCTGGAAGAACGTCATGGCGGTGTACGTGTCCACGCTCGGGCCCGTGTGCGTGTCGACGCGCGTGTACCCGACGTGCCTGGGCTCGGCGCACAGCTTCTCcacggaggaggacgacgacagCGGCTCCAGCGCCGACTGGGACTTTGACGAGTTGACGGACGCCGACTCCGACTCCGGCAGCTCCAGCTCGTTCTCGGACGAGAACTGGTAg
- the zgc:101559 gene encoding ras-related protein Rab-33B-like isoform X1, translated as MGCEVWFIRDESFAIILPSPTTSTASTGHPARCWPSSSARSASSCQPLPCCCSRRPLHKRWRMPPQSPRRSSGGLPALQRTSVSSQEESALSLLIECVCVVSPVQFVVQVNTQLQIWDTAGQERFRKSMVEHYYRNVHAVIFVYDVTSLSSFESVPEWIEECSRHCVGPLVPRVMVGNKCDLKDRREVPTTAAQCLADSYNFPLFETSAKEPAEKEHVDAIFLTLAYRLKSHKLLRLKQLSESGGGGGGGRPWDQRGREAGTCQC; from the exons atggggtgtgaggtgtggttcatcagggacgagagctttgccatcatcctcccgtcccccaccacctccacagcatccacaggacacccagcacgctgctggccttcttcatcagctcgttcagcctcttcctgtcagccgctgccatgctgctgctccagaagaccactccataaaagatggcggatgccaccacagagtccaagaaggtcttcaggagggctccctgcactccaaaggacctcagtctcctcacaggaagagtctgctctgtcccttcttatagagtgtgtgtgcgtggtcagcccagtccagtttgttgttcaggtgaacacccag CTGCAGATCTGGGACACGGCGGGTCAGGAGCGCTTCAGGAAGAGCATGGTGGAGCACTACTACCGCAACGTCCACGCCGTCATCTTCGTGTACGACGTGACCAGCCTCTCCTCCTTCGAGAGCGTCCCCGAGTGGATCGAGGAGTGCAGCCGGCACTGCgtggggcccctggtgccgcgCGTCATGGTGGGCAACAAGTGCGACCTGAAGGACCGCCGGGAGGTCCCCACCACCGCGGCGCAGTGCCTCGCCGACAGCTACAACTTCCCGCTGTTCGAGACCTCGGCCAAGGAACCCGCTGAGAAGGAGCACGTGGACGCCATCTTTCTGACTCTGGCGTACAGACTGAAGAGCCACAAACTGCTGCGGCTGAAGCAGCTGAGCGagagcggcggtggcggcggcggcgggcgtcCGTGGGACCAGCGAGGGCGGGAAGCGGGGACGTGTCAGTGCTGA
- the zgc:101559 gene encoding ras-related protein Rab-33B-like isoform X3, translated as MAIENKPGDGFDTVFGHSDSLEPDAAPARVFKIIVIGDSNVGKTCLTFRFCEDTFLKNPEATIGVDFRERTLELDGESIKLQIWDTAGQERFRKSMVEHYYRNVHAVIFVYDVTSLSSFESVPEWIEECSRHCVGPLVPRVMVGNKCDLKDRREVPTTAAQCLADSYNFPLFETSAKEPAEKEHVDAIFLTLAYRLKSHKLLRLKQLSESGGGGGGGRPWDQRGREAGTCQC; from the exons ATGGCAATAGAAAACAAACCTGGGGACGGATTTGACACCGTTTTCGGTCATAGTGACTCCCTGGAGCCTGACGCCGCGCCGGCTCGCGTCTTCAAGATCATCGTCATCGGGGACTCGAACGTGGGGAAGACGTGTCTGACGTTCAGGTTCTGCGAGGACACTTTCCTGAAGAACCCGGAGGCGACGATCGGGGTCGATTTCCGAGAGCGGACGCTGGAGCTCGACGGTGAGAGCATCAAG CTGCAGATCTGGGACACGGCGGGTCAGGAGCGCTTCAGGAAGAGCATGGTGGAGCACTACTACCGCAACGTCCACGCCGTCATCTTCGTGTACGACGTGACCAGCCTCTCCTCCTTCGAGAGCGTCCCCGAGTGGATCGAGGAGTGCAGCCGGCACTGCgtggggcccctggtgccgcgCGTCATGGTGGGCAACAAGTGCGACCTGAAGGACCGCCGGGAGGTCCCCACCACCGCGGCGCAGTGCCTCGCCGACAGCTACAACTTCCCGCTGTTCGAGACCTCGGCCAAGGAACCCGCTGAGAAGGAGCACGTGGACGCCATCTTTCTGACTCTGGCGTACAGACTGAAGAGCCACAAACTGCTGCGGCTGAAGCAGCTGAGCGagagcggcggtggcggcggcggcgggcgtcCGTGGGACCAGCGAGGGCGGGAAGCGGGGACGTGTCAGTGCTGA